Within the Miscanthus floridulus cultivar M001 chromosome 17, ASM1932011v1, whole genome shotgun sequence genome, the region actctaagcccctgctcctgagtcccggactcagtgcggtgcttagacctccaccatccccgcctccaattagtcagtccggaaagagtcggaacccacaacaagagagcaacaagccttccctacgcccgtacacaagtatgtgttcgggataataagtctgtgacttgcctagaacccaatgcaacggccggtccttaaccaacacagacaagGAAACAgggtaaccaagctatgccctattggccgtaggacacaactcttagacccaccaatacccacaccatccctgtccggtctccatttttcctttccactatttttatcatgagtgataataataataatcatctattatgagtaacgacaggttactcacgctaccgaaatcctaagcatagcaactactcgacctatactagtaggactcataggtaggcatatatatatatatatatatatatatatatatatatatagttttcataaaatgcctgtaacgtaaatgcatatcacaaatatatccagtgatcattcaaaaataggggttatgcaccggggcttgccttgggctggcggggtgtcaacaaagtcaatAGCTGATGGCTCTGGGGCgccctcctgtacgagaatcttTCCTCGAACTCCTTGATGATCTCCTCATACTTTTGCTCATccgcaggcacgaactctaccaactcgttatctacgtGCATGAAATGATAATGTAACACTTAATAATACGGCaacaataactcttaaaataagaatacatccatcaagctactaagctagttctacccgCTAAGACGCTAAGTTACCAATTActaccactaaacaggtatgaaacattgcatgtattatcttagcaaccaaAGGCATCCATATTCTTATTATCGATTTAATATATCAACTACAACAAGGaatacttagctaccatatttcttaATATATTCTAAGGCtaaaaaaattatagtgagtacctaataatgTCATGagtctactataaaattttcagagctagcacttctaccatttCATCACGAAAATCCATTTTCTAATTAATCATAATAACAACAAGCATTTTAAAACAAATAAAGTAACCCTAAGGATACCAAAGAActgtatgaactaaatacactaaaagataaatcatgaatttaggaatctaacaaaatttacttCACCATTTTAGAACACTTACATAATTTTATACTAATTATCAAAGATAAGTTCACAATTTAATTTAGAAAAGCATTAACTAATtcattagaaaagaaaagggcaaAACCGCCCAGCGCGGCCCATCACGGCTCAGCCCACGCATGCGTGACCTGCCAGCGCAGACCACGTGGGGCGCAGCCAACCGCGCGGCAACAGCCCGCGACGGGGAGGCCCGCGCGCTTTGGCACATTTGTGAAAACGTCCCCATGCTAATACCGAATCGATCTACAGGCCCCAGCACTGTTCCTACAGTCTAGACTTAAGCAATCTAGCCCTCAGAACCATCTATCTTTACCACGGCCAGGTCCTCGGGCACCCGCGCGCGCACCGGTGATGGCACTGGGCGATCACGGCGGCCACCCTAGCCCCTCCCCGCCCCCAAtagcgagccgatgctcacctagatgcaaaCACGAAGCGGTGGGTGGTGAAGCGATGAACAGAGACGTGGTCCAGAGCTCCCTCCACGGCGGCGGACACCCTGCGGCGGCGGCAGCCATGTTCCCGTGAGCCAAGGCACAAACGAAGCGAACGAACCAAAGGAtgggcatcagcaactcacccCAAAGCTACCTGTGGTGGTGTCTTGACTGGGGACGGACTGGGTGAGTCTGGCCACGTGCACACGGCAAGCACCGCGATGGGCGGCGGTGGTGCGACCGTGTCAGCGACGCCGGGAAGGCAGTAGCAATGCAAGTGGGGTGCACACATCGAGAAGGACAACGAGGCGAGGCTGGGGTGCAACCAATTGAGCTCGGGAGGACTGGGTGGGTAATGCCAATGACAATGGTGGCTAAGCCTTTAATGGCTCGACGGCGGATGTCTGGCTCCAAATTGAAGCTTCCAATGCGCGATTGGACACGGTGCGGCGTCGGTTGGCTAGCAGGCTTGAAGACAGAGTTGGGGGCGCACTGAATTGAATGGACAAGACCCAACCATGCTGGACTGATGGCGCGGCCTAGCTGGCCCGGCagcaaaggagggagaggaaagaggggatgggGCCGGCTGCTTGTCTAAGCTTTGGTGGGACGCGGCGGTCCCACTCATGCAATCATTACGAGCCAACGCAGCCAGGAGAGGGGGCATATTCATGTGCGGGCGATGGCAGCACAACAGCGTGGTCGTGGCGCCATTAATAGCGAAACGACACGCGCGTGACCTCAGCAAGCCCACATGCACGAATTTGTGACGACAACAACACAGAGGCGTAGGCGGACGCGACGATAGCTTGCTGTGGCGCGGCGGTGACAGCGCAACGCAGCATGGTGATGGGATGGCGGCGCAGCAGCATAGGTGGACGCGACGCAACGCAAAGCAGCGGCAGTGGCCTGTCGAGGGCAGGCGGCCAGTGCATCGGGCTCGCCAAGCGCAACGGTGCGCAGTGCGGGAGTGTCCGTGCTTTGCTCATGCAACACGTGCCTGGTGCGGCAGCGGCCATGCAGAGCCTACATGGCGGTGCGCGCGTGTTGGGCGAGCCGACGCTGTGACGCCGAGTGCCGAGGCACGATGACCGCGTCCAGTCACTGAAACCGACCGGaaacgtgccatgcacgctttttaaagcgtcacAAAAATCCAATTCGTTGATTCAAACGCTAAACCACCTTTTCTATACTCCAGAGagcatgttaggctactaaaacaagccctaatacgCCATCACTTCTTAACCCaattcttctacaaaaattatcaaatttagccttgtcaaaccattttccgacttaagaaatttgactaagtcttgatcggattcgcgtcaatTTCGGTTTCCAAACTATTAGGTATGCTAGTTAGTGAATTCATTAATTGACCGTAGGTATTTCaccgtcatctacaaagttcatacttctaactttactaaagttctgtatatacattctatagcgttttcgttcaataaaaattctcGAACATCCGTACTTAATAATTTCATACGCCACAAACGACCTTTCGTTATGCATTTCCGTTGGTCGTTTTAAGTTAcgtaaattgatttacacactatattatatacatttacatacaaatatgatgctcatacatcattttagtaaatgatttagagTGTAACAACGAGGGTGTTATAGACACCCTTTTCTCAGCACATGTGAAATAACAGTACACTCGACAGCATCTTTGATGGCATATTTCTACAGATATTCTAAGCATCTTTTGAACCAACTGTACTCAGCTTCGCATATGCCTTTCACACGTCTTACCTGCTTCTGTACAAGCAGTTAGGACAATAATTATTGCTGACACTCTCATCCTCGAGTATATTCTTTTCAAGATCCTTATCTCGAGTACAAGTACTCGgacataggctcgggggctacagggTACATATCTTCTACGAATGTTTTTTCTTTTAAACCATCTAACTCTTTGTTttgcaaacagcaagaggctcggaggctacactcagtgagtgcacttttctgAAAAGTGCACGTCACCTGGAGGCTTTACAGAGCACCTTGTGGCTTCACTCACGAAAACACTCAGACTACACTTGTTTCTACTCGGCAAGATCAGGAAAAACAAGAAGGCTTCCGAGTTCAATCATGACACGCTCGAGGGCTTGACGGActagggtcctaggggttccccatgAGAGCACTACTTGGATGGGCCTTGGGATGGCCCACGATCTGTTGAAGGACGCGAGACAAGGTAGcgtggacttcaagctattcCAGATCGACTTAGTCGGCTTACTATAAAAGCTAGATTCTATAATAGGACTATGGCTCTTCTCttataaccgactaggactagatacgtatccttaccctctcccctatataaaAGAGGTACGGTGCACTCACTTATGACCGTAACAATCAtaccaatcaatccaacgtaaaagGCTACGCGCCGACTGGATGTAAAGGCTATTATTTGACAatagggcccgaaccagtataaatcgtttgtCTCTTTGCGACTACTATCGAGTTCTGCGTACGCCAAAGCCCTTAGAACATCGTTTCGAGTAaccccgtgatgagttgccggtcatcaaacaccgacaaaTCCTTATTCATAGTGCTGTCTAAAAAAATCTAACTCAATTTCTACTTGCTATTGAGTAATTATGGATGATAAATTTGAATACTTCTAGTATTTCAATGCTCTCGGTTTTTCTATTTCAAGAAATATTTCTTCTGGAATTAGACAAAGTCTTATTTATCATCTCGTCTTCTATGACTTTTAATCATAAGCTTCAAGCTTATTGTATTTGTTTATAGAGCAACATTATATCCCATATGGTCATATagcttgaaaattcaaatttcaatattTCTGGCATTATGCAATCATAACGTAGAATATCTTCTAGAATTTCTCATTACGTGAGTCCTATAAGATCTTTGGGATTTAGCTTCGTCACGTACTCATTCTTTGAGAGTAAAATTAGGAGTAATGCTTAAGATCCACTCCACTTCCGTGGCAGTAGAATGTCCTACTAGGATTTAATAAATAACCATGTTATATAATTCTGCCGTTCAGGGCAACTTCAGGATATTCCTTCTTCATGAAGGTATGTATATATATCATTATAGCTAAGTCATGTGCATATAGGTTTACCATGTGTAAACAAGTAGCAAGGTGTAAAAAGATAGTGGATGGTTATGCAAAATATTCTTAGAAGCATCCTAGCATTATTTTAGGATTTAATCATGGTACATGCTAATTTTCAGAATTAataccaatcattcattcatcccaaaaATTCATTATGATAGGAAAACTAATTATGAGCCTCTCAAATGCGATAAGTTTAAGGTCTGCAGGATTTAGAAAGCACATATATCTTTTACCATGTTTCTAATGTAATCATTGCAATTACATGATATATATTTCATAATGTGTGATaaataaatgcattcaaaagagcATTAAAGTATCAcatgacacacacacacacatatatatatatatatatatatatatatatatatatatatatatatatatatatatatatatatagagagagagagagagagagagagagagagagagagagagagagagagatacatAAACACAGAACAAATATATTGTAAATGCTTATAAACAGAAATATTTTTATTGTAAAAATGTAAACACTTTCTGCCGGAATTTCTATATGGCACGTAAGCGGCGGCTTCGGCAACGACGTGCGGGTCGAATGCCAGCAACGGCGTTAGGGTGTAGTGCCGTGAGGACCATTGCTAAATTCTGGCGAGATACCGGCGGCTTACGGAGTCCCAGTACCACCAATAGCGGAGGGCGCGACAGTAAAATTCGGCAATTCCCGCCTCGTTGCACTTTTATAATATGCATGGTTGTGGGCAAATATGGCGCGCGGCGTGCCGCCTCCTCATCGAAAGCTAGCGAAGCCTTGCGTATATGCTGCGTACAACAGGCTGCGACGAACTGACGTGCCGGGAGCTGCGGGCAGCATACCGGTATGCGATCTAGGGGCCGGGGTTGGGATTCGATTCGGTCCCAGTAAGATGGGTTGCCTGTGCAAGTTGAGCTAGCCGGTGGCATGCAAGCCACTCACAGCTTCAGCGATatgcagcatgttcgtttggtcgtaaatgTGTTTTTCTCCACACCCACGATCGTATAAGATCGTATCGGTTCTCTGAAAAGCTGCTGCCTGCCATGCATGTCGTTCATGCGAGGACAATTTCACATCACGGTTGTGTCATCATTGGCTCCATGCCATGGCCTTCAAGGCATAAGAAAAACACGTAGATTGAACCACCAGGAACCTTCTCTGGTCCGACCTTTAGATCAATTTTATCAATATTTTTCTTTTACCTTGCTATGTTGATGCCAATCTGGTCTACTCCGCTTGTCCTGTAGGGCAGTTATCATACCACGTAGGACGTTTGGCATTGTCATAGAATTGCATGCTTGATGACAACCATGcatgtcgatgcagtgcagattgGTAGCAGGCAGAGGTAGCAGACCCGCTCCGCTAACAACGTCGGGGATGTCGACGACGTCGAAGTAGTCGCAGTGAGATGTCGGCACAAGTGTTGGTGTCGAAGATCGGCGGCAAATTCAACGGCGATATCGATGTAGAGTTTTTCAtgctgataacgtgttataaaacatgttgtcAGCGGTTGAGACCTTCCCCTCTCCGTCTCTCCATAGTGGATGAAAGTAGAATATATAGACACAAGAGATAgagagactattctttattcATCTCAATATTAGTAATTATAACATAGAGCTCCCACGTATATATAGTCATGCCAAGACCTAAAAGTTTGATAAAAACCCACATACAAACAGACTAGGATTATGATTCTTCCTTCTTCTACAGCGACGACAACAACAACCGTTTCTCGGGCCCTGTGCATTGTGAGCCGCTATTTGAGCTTCTAGCTGCCCCGTGTCATGACGACGTGGATACTCTCTGAGTCAACTTGTGCTAAGTGTCGTCACATCGTACGTGTTGAGCAGTGACTCGGCGTCGTTTGCTTGGGTGGCTGGCACCAATGGACCTACACAGTTATAAATGACCACGACATGAAATCTATATTTATATTTGTATGTGGTTCGTATGTTGTTAATTTATATAATTCTTTTAAAAGAAATATGGTCAGAAAATAGAAATATTTGATTTAGGTAAAAAAGAGAGGAAGTGGTATTGGCCGGTTAGAAGCTGATCTGGCACTGGCAGGCTGGAGAGCAGTGGCCGGCCGGTGTGAGTGCGAGTGCGATggattctctctctttctcagaGGCCGGTGCCCGGAGCCCGCCCTGCGACGAATAGCTAGCTAGCAAGCATATATTCCTGCTCTTACTCCGTGCCTCAACCCACTGGCATCGCTTTCGCTTCCATCCATCCTAATTCGATTCACACCAATTAGTCTAGCTTCCTTTGATTTCTTTTTGCAAAATGAAAGGGAACGATGCTTCCACTATCACcgattctctttcttcttctctccGCATAAACATATCCCTGGAACCGCCGGATCGGATGCTCACACCACAAGCTATCTAGCTAGCTACCTGGGGCTGCTCCAAATGCAAATAatggtctgctgctgctgctggtgactGGTGGTGAGTGGcgagagctagctagctagctagcatcaTGTCGTCGTGGCTGCACTCCTCCGACCAGCGGCGGTCCTGGAAGCGCAGCTGGGCGGCGCGCGCCCTGTCGTCGTGCTCGCTGCCGCCGCCCGGCCTGCTGGCCTTCTTCGCCatcgtcgtcttcttcctcgccgtCTCCGGGTACGTGGACTACAAGGCCATCGAGCGCCGCGCCGAGATCGGCGCCCGCGTCTTCGCCGCGCCgctcgccctcgccgccgcctTCCTCCTCTTCGCCGCGCTCAGCTGGCGCCGCAGGTACTGGACCACCAGGAGGATGAGGCAAAGGGCGGCGCACCACTACCCATGGTCGTCGTCGCACGAtgcgtcctcgtcgtcgtcggcggcgcCGTGGGGCGTGGCGGTTGCGGTGGCCATACTGCTGCTCATGATGACGTTCCAGGAGTCCGTCCACTCCATGTGGTTCAGGCCGCTCTGGGACTCCGACTACTACGACCCCTAAGCTACGAATCCAATCCACAAACCCACTAGTTACATATATACCTTCCTCTTCTTCAATTCAGTTGCATGCGCGTGTATGTTTGATGTATTACCTGCGATGTATAATACTACCACATGTTTATTTATATATACCTCTTCTGTTTCTGTATAATAATCGTGTATTTTTTGTTGACCTTGATCATGCGTGTAGCCCTAGTCATAAGTCAGTGTGTTTCCTTAATGGCCACAAGTGGCCGGTTCACAAATCAAGCACATGGCAATCAACATTTGCGCCTGCTTAGCAAGCAGACTCCTTCTTTGGATAAAGGACACGTAACAGCAAGGACAGAGGAAACAACAGTTGAGGACCACGAAGGTGAAAACAGGGAAGTCAGGTCACAAGGCCGTCGGAGGCGAAGAGGAAGACCAACCCACGAACATGATGAATGGACAAGGCGGCAGTGGAAACGCACAGACAACGAGCGGATGGCGGCGTGGCACCTGGACAGCTAGGGACGCGTGAGCATAGGCGGCGTAGGACAGGAACGACAGCTAGCGGCACGAAGGAGAACATGAGATTTTTAGGCCATGCGCAACTTTCTTTATTGAATTGACCATGCTTCTTTGGAAGCAACCGGCGGAACAGCTTCCTTTATTGAATTTTCTATCACATGGTAGATTATAGATCCAACAGTTGCATGAGTGGTGACGTGGCTGCGTGAGGGAGTGGATTTGGTATACAGAgacaaggagaaggagaaggagaatggACCTTGTCCAAAGCCAAGACAGAAATGGCAGCAACCGTTTTGTTAAACTAGACTGTGATGGAACATTCGATCAATTGAATAGGTCATGGTGGGGGAGGGGGGTGGTGATGCTTTGTGTTGAGACGAAGTTGGCTCTGTGGCCAGTTCCAGACGCGGGACCACTTGGAGAAAATGTTGGAGGCATTTCATGCTAAGGCTATAACATGTTTGCAAGCCCTACAACGAGTGACCAGCGGCTAACTCGAGATCGTGAAGGTCAATGTGGGGGCGTATGCCCTGATGATCAAATAAGCAGAAACGTTGTCAACCTTCAATCAGAGCTCGACGAGTGGGCTAATATGTAAGTTGAAAGAGTTGTTGGCAAACAATTTACAAAACTCTTTTAGCTGTTCATC harbors:
- the LOC136518576 gene encoding uncharacterized protein, coding for MSSWLHSSDQRRSWKRSWAARALSSCSLPPPGLLAFFAIVVFFLAVSGYVDYKAIERRAEIGARVFAAPLALAAAFLLFAALSWRRRYWTTRRMRQRAAHHYPWSSSHDASSSSSAAPWGVAVAVAILLLMMTFQESVHSMWFRPLWDSDYYDP